A section of the Solitalea canadensis DSM 3403 genome encodes:
- a CDS encoding SDR family oxidoreductase has product MLAIITGASKGIGKAVAEAFAAEGFDLAICARNEQDLSELSEQLLAIYPNISIFYSAFDCADRESLLDFVDEVTEQFETIDVLVNNVGLYVPGSIMDEEDGNLEKMINTNLYSAYYLSKYFAGAMIEERKGHIFNICSTASVKPVVAAGSYSISKFALMGLTKVLREELMHQGIKVTAVLPGSTLTASWSGTSMPKSRFVQPEDVANAIINACKMSEGAVVDEILIRPMLGEV; this is encoded by the coding sequence ATGTTGGCTATAATAACAGGGGCATCAAAAGGAATTGGAAAAGCCGTAGCTGAAGCTTTTGCAGCAGAGGGGTTTGACCTTGCCATTTGTGCTCGAAATGAACAAGACTTATCGGAATTATCCGAACAATTATTAGCTATTTACCCGAATATCAGCATTTTCTACAGTGCATTTGATTGTGCTGATAGAGAAAGTTTGCTTGATTTTGTAGATGAGGTTACTGAGCAGTTCGAAACGATTGACGTGTTGGTTAATAATGTAGGTCTTTATGTCCCAGGCTCAATAATGGATGAAGAAGATGGCAACCTGGAAAAGATGATCAATACTAATTTGTATTCAGCTTATTATTTGTCAAAATATTTCGCAGGAGCAATGATAGAAGAACGTAAAGGTCATATCTTTAATATCTGTTCAACAGCATCTGTAAAACCGGTTGTAGCTGCAGGGTCTTACAGTATTTCAAAGTTTGCACTAATGGGCTTAACTAAGGTATTGCGAGAAGAATTAATGCATCAGGGAATTAAAGTAACAGCGGTATTACCGGGCTCAACACTTACAGCTTCATGGTCGGGAACAAGTATGCCTAAATCAAGATTTGTACAGCCTGAAGATGTCGCAAATGCCATTATAAATGCCTGTAAAATGAGCGAAGGGGCTGTAGTAGATGAAATTTTAATCAGACCAATGCTTGGTGAAGTTTAA
- a CDS encoding PspC domain-containing protein — MEKRLYRNTDNKVISGVCSGLGEYFNLDPTIVRIIFLILFFGLGTGVLIYIILWVVMPEKPKMIE; from the coding sequence ATGGAAAAACGACTTTACAGAAATACAGACAATAAAGTGATAAGCGGTGTTTGTTCGGGATTGGGTGAATACTTTAATCTTGATCCAACTATCGTAAGAATTATATTTCTGATTTTATTCTTTGGATTAGGTACCGGTGTTTTAATCTATATTATTTTATGGGTGGTAATGCCTGAGAAACCTAAAATGATCGAATAA
- a CDS encoding ABC transporter ATP-binding protein, translating to MIEIKNIRKSFDDKEVLKGISATFKAGACNMIIGGSGSGKTTLIKCMVGLHEVNSGEVLYNDRDFTKLSFEDRIPIRKEIGMLFQGSALFDSLTVEDNVMFALNMFTDMGYKEKLERVNFCLNRVNLENVNQKFPAELSGGMKKRVGIARAIAMKPKYLYCDEPNSGLDPKTSIVIDNLIQEITDEFGITTIVNTHDMNSVMEIGDNILFLHKGEKWWEGSNKEIKHTDNPELNDFVFASKHFKEMQK from the coding sequence ATGATCGAGATCAAGAACATTAGAAAATCATTTGATGATAAAGAAGTGTTGAAAGGCATTTCTGCCACATTCAAAGCAGGGGCATGTAATATGATTATCGGCGGAAGTGGTTCAGGAAAAACAACGCTTATTAAATGCATGGTTGGGCTTCACGAAGTAAATTCAGGTGAAGTGCTGTATAACGACCGTGATTTTACGAAATTAAGCTTTGAAGATCGTATTCCTATCCGTAAAGAAATCGGAATGCTATTTCAGGGATCGGCGTTATTTGACTCTTTAACTGTTGAAGATAATGTAATGTTTGCCCTGAATATGTTTACTGATATGGGATATAAAGAAAAACTCGAGCGTGTAAACTTTTGTTTAAACAGGGTTAACCTGGAAAATGTAAACCAAAAATTCCCTGCTGAATTATCGGGAGGTATGAAAAAGCGCGTCGGTATTGCACGAGCGATCGCCATGAAGCCTAAATATCTTTATTGTGATGAACCTAACTCTGGTCTCGACCCTAAAACGTCAATCGTAATCGATAATCTGATTCAGGAAATTACAGACGAGTTTGGTATCACCACTATCGTAAACACCCACGATATGAATTCGGTTATGGAAATTGGAGATAATATCCTGTTTCTTCATAAAGGTGAAAAATGGTGGGAAGGTAGTAATAAAGAAATCAAGCATACCGA
- the hemC gene encoding hydroxymethylbilane synthase, whose translation MNKTIIIGSRGSDLALWQANHVKAQLEAIGVSSEIKIIKNQGDNFFNFSFSKLEGKGFFTKELEEELLQGQIDMAVHSHKDLPTESPEGLTIAAVSEREDPKELLIILKDCVDLSLQFSVRYNGIVGTSSNRRKAQFKSLRPDVEFEELRGNVPSRIQKLRDGNFHAIILAKAGVERLKLDLSEFHVEEIDPVEMVPAPAQGVLALQTRSNDTALIEALQKLNSKEVAEAIAIERKVLNLFDGGCHMPLGVFCKKEDGKFEVWTSKAEDEDDFPERLFVRSGSAEGLAEKIFEHFKKEKSGTKSIFISRELNEDSYFRRSLEKFDLDIEDRSLIKTFPIINTFDSYILKKVDWIFFNSKNGVENFFRLEPVIPKRVKIGVMGRGSENELRHFNRVADFVGESGDIREVAEDLLPLVIDQTVLFPQAKDSLRTIQVQLGEKINSIDLPVYETIKEEEIGQSSADILVFTSPSNVEAYLSNDNVIYLNQKVVAIGTSTGNKLEEFGYTNYVIPYSPDEIGLSEAVYGLL comes from the coding sequence ATGAATAAAACAATCATTATAGGCTCAAGAGGCAGTGACCTTGCTTTGTGGCAGGCCAACCATGTTAAGGCTCAGCTTGAAGCTATAGGTGTGTCATCAGAGATCAAAATCATTAAAAATCAAGGTGATAATTTCTTTAATTTTTCTTTCAGCAAACTTGAAGGGAAAGGCTTTTTTACGAAAGAATTGGAGGAAGAATTGTTACAGGGCCAGATCGATATGGCAGTACACTCCCATAAGGATCTTCCAACCGAATCTCCGGAAGGCTTAACTATTGCTGCTGTTTCTGAACGTGAAGACCCTAAGGAATTATTGATCATTTTGAAAGATTGTGTTGACCTGAGTTTGCAGTTTTCGGTTCGCTATAATGGTATTGTTGGAACTTCATCTAACCGTCGTAAAGCACAGTTCAAAAGCTTGCGTCCGGATGTGGAGTTTGAAGAATTGCGTGGAAATGTTCCTTCACGTATTCAAAAATTACGAGATGGAAATTTTCATGCGATTATCCTTGCGAAAGCAGGTGTTGAGCGTTTGAAACTTGATTTAAGTGAGTTTCATGTGGAAGAAATCGATCCTGTAGAAATGGTTCCGGCTCCTGCTCAAGGAGTTTTGGCTTTACAGACCCGCTCGAACGATACTGCCTTGATTGAAGCATTGCAGAAATTAAACAGTAAAGAGGTTGCGGAAGCCATTGCAATTGAGCGTAAAGTGCTTAATTTATTTGATGGCGGCTGTCATATGCCTTTAGGTGTTTTCTGTAAGAAAGAAGACGGTAAATTTGAGGTTTGGACTTCAAAAGCGGAGGATGAAGACGATTTTCCTGAACGCTTATTTGTTCGTTCTGGATCTGCTGAAGGCTTGGCCGAAAAAATCTTTGAACATTTCAAAAAAGAGAAATCCGGAACTAAATCCATCTTTATTTCGCGTGAGTTAAATGAAGATAGCTATTTCCGTCGTTCATTAGAAAAATTCGATTTAGATATTGAAGATCGCTCATTGATCAAAACATTCCCGATCATCAATACTTTCGATTCTTATATACTTAAAAAAGTAGACTGGATTTTCTTCAACAGTAAGAACGGAGTAGAGAACTTTTTCCGTTTAGAACCTGTTATTCCTAAGCGAGTGAAAATTGGTGTAATGGGACGCGGATCAGAAAATGAACTACGTCACTTCAACCGTGTTGCTGATTTTGTTGGAGAATCAGGCGATATTCGTGAAGTTGCTGAGGATTTATTACCGTTAGTTATAGATCAAACTGTATTATTTCCACAGGCCAAAGATTCGCTACGTACTATTCAGGTTCAATTAGGGGAAAAGATCAATAGTATCGATTTGCCAGTTTATGAAACCATTAAGGAAGAGGAAATCGGGCAATCATCAGCTGATATTTTGGTATTTACCAGTCCGTCAAATGTAGAGGCTTACCTTTCCAACGACAATGTCATTTATTTAAACCAAAAAGTAGTAGCTATTGGAACATCAACTGGTAATAAGCTGGAAGAATTTGGCTACACCAATTATGTAATTCCTTATTCACCCGATGAAATTGGCCTCTCGGAGGCAGTTTACGGGTTATTGTAA
- a CDS encoding MlaE family ABC transporter permease yields MLFYHLGKYVLLMKAALKRPEKWSFYWKEIAREMVSIGVGSLGIISIISVFMGAVTSVQTAFQLVSNLIAPSVIGQITRDNSILELSPTIGALVLAGKTGSNIASQIGTMRVTEQIDALEVMGVNSPGYLIMPKILAGVTMIPLLVIISITLSIVGGMVAGSLSGALTASEYINGVQSEFNNTMLVAGMVKSVVYAFIITSVSAYQGFYTAGGALEVGESSTKAVVVSCILILCADYIVAQLLL; encoded by the coding sequence ATGCTGTTCTACCATTTAGGAAAGTACGTATTATTGATGAAGGCGGCGCTGAAGCGTCCGGAAAAATGGAGTTTTTACTGGAAAGAGATTGCACGTGAGATGGTTTCCATCGGTGTAGGATCTCTTGGAATTATCAGTATCATCTCTGTATTTATGGGGGCAGTAACCTCGGTTCAAACTGCATTTCAGTTAGTTAGTAATCTGATCGCTCCTTCTGTAATTGGACAGATCACCCGTGACAACTCTATACTGGAATTAAGTCCGACAATCGGGGCTCTGGTATTGGCGGGTAAAACTGGTTCAAACATTGCATCACAAATAGGAACAATGCGGGTAACCGAGCAAATTGATGCCTTAGAAGTAATGGGGGTTAATTCTCCGGGATATCTGATCATGCCTAAAATTCTTGCTGGGGTAACTATGATACCGCTGTTGGTTATCATTTCGATTACACTAAGTATCGTTGGTGGTATGGTGGCTGGTTCATTATCAGGTGCTCTTACAGCTTCTGAATATATTAATGGTGTTCAGTCTGAATTTAACAATACAATGCTGGTTGCTGGTATGGTTAAATCTGTGGTTTATGCATTCATTATTACTTCTGTTTCGGCCTACCAAGGTTTTTATACAGCGGGTGGTGCATTGGAGGTTGGTGAGTCCAGTACCAAAGCAGTAGTTGTTAGCTGTATTTTGATTTTATGTGCTGATTACATTGTTGCCCAACTTTTATTATGA
- the hemB gene encoding porphobilinogen synthase, with protein MLHRPRRLRKNPVVREMIAETRISADMFMYPYFVVPGKNIVHPIDAMPGISHFSVDTLLKDVEEGLKLGINKVLLFGVGEEKCEDAHSAHSHDSVVFAAVKALKEKFKDDIYVATDVCTCAYTTHGHCGIMKDDYVQNDETVAVLAKMALSHAQAGADMVAPSDMMDGRIGAIRQLLDENGFVNTAIMSYSIKFASAYYGPFREAADSAPNKGDRKAYQMDFRNRREMMHEAELDEAEGADILMVKPALAYLDVIRDLRDNTNLPVACYNVSGEYSMIKAAAAKGWIDEQKVVMENMYAFARAGANIIITYHIKDMLSNKWI; from the coding sequence ATGCTACACCGTCCTCGCAGATTAAGAAAAAATCCGGTTGTAAGAGAAATGATCGCTGAAACTCGTATTTCGGCTGATATGTTTATGTATCCTTATTTCGTTGTTCCGGGAAAAAACATTGTTCACCCAATTGATGCAATGCCTGGAATCAGTCATTTTTCAGTAGATACCTTATTGAAAGATGTAGAAGAGGGTTTGAAACTGGGTATTAATAAAGTATTATTATTTGGTGTGGGAGAGGAGAAATGTGAGGATGCACATTCTGCTCATTCACATGATTCAGTAGTATTTGCAGCAGTAAAAGCTTTAAAAGAAAAATTTAAAGATGATATTTACGTTGCTACAGATGTATGTACGTGTGCGTACACTACTCACGGGCACTGCGGTATCATGAAAGATGATTATGTGCAGAACGATGAAACGGTAGCTGTCTTAGCCAAAATGGCCTTGAGCCATGCACAGGCAGGTGCAGATATGGTCGCTCCTTCAGATATGATGGATGGACGTATTGGTGCAATTCGCCAGCTATTGGACGAGAATGGTTTCGTAAATACGGCAATAATGTCTTATTCTATTAAATTTGCCTCAGCGTATTATGGTCCGTTTCGGGAAGCTGCTGATTCTGCTCCAAATAAAGGAGATAGAAAAGCTTACCAGATGGATTTCCGCAACCGCCGTGAAATGATGCATGAAGCAGAACTAGATGAGGCTGAAGGTGCAGATATCCTGATGGTAAAACCAGCTTTGGCATACCTGGATGTAATCCGTGATTTACGCGACAATACCAACTTACCGGTAGCTTGTTATAATGTATCAGGAGAATACTCAATGATCAAGGCGGCTGCGGCAAAAGGTTGGATCGATGAACAAAAAGTGGTAATGGAAAATATGTATGCTTTTGCTCGCGCAGGGGCCAACATTATTATTACTTATCATATTAAGGATATGTTAAGTAATAAGTGGATATAA
- the ispG gene encoding (E)-4-hydroxy-3-methylbut-2-enyl-diphosphate synthase encodes MNSAVDINQIKALKGKYCNSLTTYSRFITREVTIGDIAMGAHHPIRIQSMTTTDTMDTLATVEQTIRMVDAGCEYVRITAPSMKEAQNLAEIKKELRHRGYNVPLIADIHFTPNAAELAARIVEKVRVNPGNYIDKKKFQQIDYTDLEYEQEVERIRKRFSPLVSICKEYGTAMRIGTNHGSLSDRIMSRYGDTPIGMVESAMEFIRICSDLDYHNLVISMKASNPKVMVQAYRMLVEKMVAEGMNYPLHLGVTEAGDGEDGRIKSAVGIGTLLEDGLGDTIRVSLTEEPEYEAPVAKALADRYAKRTHLIDQSASEFIPDVQFPSNFDPYSYQRRKTHEVQNIGGHNVPRVIVDLSQQNLKDPFVLSSIGYNYSAVLDKYNLTEQTADFAYLGDSLPSFSFPGNLKQLYNYSTWKSLKDQQNAHPVFSVEEYINAEERDTQLNFIKAAISVLFESTEQIYNAFIKALSADKTLVLILETNSIHGMAEQRQFIFDLMIQQLDIPVIIKRIYADVSEEDFQLEASTDVGALLTDGLGDGLWIQCDSVSSKVINSTAFGILQATRTRISKTEYISCPSCGRTLFDLQETTQLIRSRTDHLKGIKIGIMGCIVNGPGEMADADYGYVGTGPGVITLYKEKEVVKRNVAAEHAVDELINLIKENGDWVDPVARN; translated from the coding sequence ATGAATTCTGCAGTTGATATTAATCAGATCAAAGCTTTAAAAGGGAAATATTGTAATTCGTTAACAACTTATTCGCGCTTTATAACGCGTGAAGTTACGATCGGTGATATTGCAATGGGGGCCCATCATCCCATTCGTATCCAATCCATGACCACAACCGATACAATGGATACGCTTGCAACTGTTGAGCAAACCATTAGAATGGTAGATGCAGGTTGTGAATATGTTCGTATTACAGCGCCAAGCATGAAAGAGGCGCAAAACCTGGCAGAGATAAAGAAAGAGTTACGTCACAGAGGGTACAATGTTCCCTTGATTGCAGATATTCATTTCACTCCTAATGCTGCAGAACTGGCCGCCCGTATTGTGGAAAAAGTGCGTGTGAATCCTGGAAATTATATAGATAAAAAGAAATTCCAACAAATAGATTACACCGATCTTGAATACGAACAGGAAGTAGAGCGGATACGTAAACGTTTTTCGCCATTAGTTTCTATTTGTAAGGAATACGGTACAGCAATGAGAATCGGGACTAACCACGGTTCGTTATCCGATCGTATCATGAGTCGCTATGGCGATACTCCAATCGGTATGGTAGAGTCGGCAATGGAGTTTATCCGCATTTGCTCAGATCTGGATTATCATAACCTGGTAATATCGATGAAAGCCAGCAACCCTAAAGTGATGGTGCAAGCCTATCGTATGCTGGTGGAAAAAATGGTTGCAGAAGGAATGAATTATCCATTGCACCTTGGTGTTACCGAGGCAGGAGACGGTGAAGATGGGCGAATTAAGTCGGCTGTAGGGATTGGAACCTTGCTTGAAGATGGACTAGGCGACACTATTCGCGTTTCTTTAACAGAAGAACCTGAATATGAAGCTCCGGTTGCAAAAGCATTGGCTGATCGTTATGCAAAACGAACTCACCTGATTGATCAATCAGCAAGTGAATTTATACCAGATGTTCAGTTCCCATCTAATTTCGACCCATATTCTTATCAGCGGAGAAAAACGCATGAAGTACAAAATATAGGCGGACATAATGTGCCGCGTGTAATTGTTGATCTTTCTCAGCAAAATCTTAAAGATCCGTTTGTGCTTTCATCTATTGGTTATAATTATTCAGCAGTATTGGATAAATACAATCTGACTGAACAAACCGCCGATTTTGCGTATCTGGGTGATTCCTTACCTTCATTTTCATTCCCGGGTAACCTTAAGCAACTGTATAACTATTCAACCTGGAAATCACTGAAGGATCAGCAAAATGCTCATCCGGTTTTTTCAGTTGAAGAATATATCAATGCCGAAGAACGAGACACCCAGTTAAATTTTATTAAAGCAGCTATAAGCGTGCTGTTTGAGTCGACGGAACAGATTTACAATGCGTTTATTAAAGCACTTTCAGCTGATAAAACACTTGTTCTGATACTGGAGACCAACAGTATCCACGGAATGGCTGAGCAACGTCAGTTTATCTTTGACCTGATGATTCAGCAGTTGGATATTCCGGTAATTATCAAGCGTATCTATGCAGATGTTTCAGAAGAAGATTTTCAGTTGGAGGCTTCTACGGATGTAGGAGCATTATTGACAGATGGATTGGGCGACGGACTTTGGATTCAGTGTGATTCTGTAAGTTCGAAAGTAATCAATTCAACTGCATTTGGGATTCTACAGGCAACGCGAACACGAATTTCGAAAACCGAGTATATTTCTTGTCCTTCATGTGGAAGAACATTGTTTGACCTTCAAGAGACAACCCAGCTTATCCGTAGCCGTACCGATCATTTAAAAGGAATTAAAATCGGGATCATGGGCTGTATTGTAAACGGTCCTGGTGAGATGGCTGATGCAGATTATGGCTATGTAGGAACAGGCCCAGGAGTGATTACACTTTACAAAGAAAAAGAAGTGGTTAAGCGAAATGTAGCGGCCGAACACGCAGTAGACGAGTTGATCAATCTGATCAAAGAAAACGGCGACTGGGTTGATCCGGTTGCCCGTAATTGA
- the hemA gene encoding glutamyl-tRNA reductase — protein sequence MKDLKVIAYTFRNCTLDEVGSLVIDKSERPTRLKALKEKFNFGELFYIATCNRVEFIFSSEKELDSSFAKKIIKSLFPDFTAEQHDYYSINAAMYANMAALEHLMRISCSLESLVVGEKEILAQIREMYEECRDWGLTGDSFRLIMNRVVKASKEVYTNTKIAEKPVSVASLACRSLRMHQVNMDAKFLIIGAGETIQLITKYLQKHNLKNCVIFNRTLSKAQILADELKAKALPLDELKNYKGGFDVILTCTGATEPIITPEIFEGLVNGSTDKKIILDLALPNDTAPEVIEQFNPVFISVQQIQEIASRNLEERRGELVHAERIIEENILEFIPILKQRRVELAMREVPEKIKEIKVKAVESVFANEINSLDENSREVLEKVLNYVEKKYISVPMVMAKEILMQQ from the coding sequence TTGAAAGATCTTAAAGTTATTGCTTATACATTTAGAAATTGTACGTTAGACGAGGTTGGAAGTTTAGTTATCGATAAGAGCGAACGTCCGACGCGGCTAAAAGCATTAAAGGAAAAATTTAACTTCGGTGAGCTTTTTTACATTGCCACCTGTAACCGGGTTGAATTTATTTTTTCTTCTGAAAAAGAACTTGATTCGTCTTTCGCCAAAAAAATAATCAAATCATTATTTCCTGATTTCACAGCTGAACAGCACGATTACTATTCTATAAATGCCGCAATGTACGCTAACATGGCTGCATTGGAACACTTAATGCGTATTTCGTGTTCATTAGAGTCGTTGGTGGTAGGGGAGAAAGAGATCCTGGCTCAAATTCGTGAAATGTATGAAGAATGTCGTGATTGGGGATTGACCGGAGATTCTTTCCGACTGATCATGAACCGAGTTGTTAAGGCCTCAAAGGAAGTATATACCAACACCAAAATTGCTGAAAAACCTGTTTCTGTAGCCTCATTAGCATGCCGTAGTTTACGCATGCACCAGGTAAACATGGATGCAAAATTCCTGATCATCGGAGCAGGCGAAACCATTCAGCTGATTACTAAATATCTTCAAAAACACAACCTTAAAAATTGTGTGATTTTTAATCGTACACTTTCAAAAGCACAAATTTTGGCTGATGAGCTAAAAGCCAAGGCCCTTCCTTTGGATGAATTGAAAAATTACAAGGGAGGTTTTGATGTTATTTTGACATGTACAGGTGCAACTGAACCGATTATTACACCGGAAATATTTGAAGGATTGGTAAATGGTTCAACTGACAAAAAGATTATTTTAGACCTGGCACTTCCTAATGACACTGCTCCTGAAGTTATAGAACAGTTTAATCCTGTATTTATCTCAGTTCAACAGATACAAGAAATAGCTAGCCGCAATCTTGAAGAGAGAAGAGGAGAGTTAGTGCATGCCGAACGAATTATTGAAGAAAATATCCTTGAGTTCATTCCAATTCTAAAACAACGTAGGGTAGAATTGGCAATGAGAGAGGTTCCGGAAAAAATAAAAGAAATCAAAGTAAAAGCTGTTGAATCGGTTTTTGCTAATGAGATCAATTCATTAGACGAAAATTCACGAGAAGTACTTGAAAAAGTGCTAAATTACGTTGAAAAAAAATATATCAGTGTTCCGATGGTAATGGCCAAAGAAATATTGATGCAACAGTAA